The Rhodopirellula islandica sequence AGGCATTCGTTGCAAATGTGCCACGGGTAGCGAAGGAAGACGCGCTGTTTTTTTCCGCACACCGGGCAGTGATGATCGGGCAGTTCGTTCTTGGATGTCGGTGGTTCCATACGGGGATCTTGCTGGAAAAACGAATCTCGGTGGACCGAGACGTTTGGGTTGGTTGATGAGACGCTCGTTTGGTCATATTACATGGGTGGGGATCGAGTCTCCGACGACGCTTGATTTTGTTTTTTCGTAACACAATTTGAGAAGAATGATGAGTAAAACACAAACGATCGAGAACCTGCAAAAAGCGTTGGGCATGGAACTGACCGCGACCCACCAATACCAGTTGCATGCTTGTGTGCTGGACGATTGGGGAATGGGCCTGTTGGCGTCCAAGATGCGGGAAGAATTGCAAGAGGAGTTGGGGCACTCGGAAGACTTCCTGAACCGGATTTTGTTTCTGAACGGAAGCCCCAACGTGGCGATGCAGAAAACGCCTGTGCAGGCAAAGTCATTGAAAGAGATGTTTGAATCCGACTTGGCCGACGAAAAGGAAGCGATCGAGTTCTACACCACGGCGTCGATTCAAGCGAGCGAAGACCGTGACATCGGGACTCGCCAATTGTTCGAACGAATTGCGGTGGATGAAGAAGGTCACGCCGGTTGGTTGGAACTGCAGTTGGATTTGCTGGAGCGGATGGGGGAACCATCCTACATCGCCAAGCACATGCCAGCGAACTCGGACGAATAGAGTTGGTTGCATGCATCGATCAGGGAGTCGGCCGCCGGCAATGTTGCGACGCTCTCGTCGATGACCGAGGCGTTGTCCTGCCAATTTTCGACGCGAGCCAACTTGGACCGTCGATCTGCTGCGAGTGATTGGATCGTTGCTGTGGGAAGTTCACCCTCGACGGTCGCGTTGACGAACGTCATCTCGTCGTGGTAGCGAACGATGACATCGTCGTCGTAGGTCATGGCTGCTCCAATCACGAGTTGAGGAAGCGGAAGCGACAAATGTCGCTCCGCCAAAGTTCGCTGCGATCGCTGGAAAGCCTTCGTCGTCGCGGCTATTTCTTGGTTTGGGAGGGAGACTTGGCAGTGCTTGTCTCGGGGGCTTTGTCATCCGAAGAATCGCCCCACGATGTCTTGAACGATTCCAATTGTTTGGCGTTGAAGAATCCTGTGTACCACGATTTGGCCAGACCATTGCGGATGGCCTTCAAGCGGATTTCCTTCATGCCGATGTCAAGTTGGTGACGGATTTCAGCCGTGATCAGATCAAAGGTCTCAATGGATTGTGGGGTTTCATTTCCACGTTGCTCGAACATTCCGAGCAGGCCATCGGTTTGAAAGAGTCGTTGTGCAAAGGTGAAATCGCTGATCGTCTCGGCTTGCTTGGACTGCATTTCAAACTCTCGAGCCATTCGCCCCCACGCGGAACTCATGCACTGAGCAAAGGAGATGGTCGCGACGTGTTCGCCGCCTTGAAAGATGGACCGCTCCATTTCGATCAGTTCCGCGATCGTGCCATCCAGGTCCTTGAAGATCTGGTCAATGCTGGTGTGTCGGAATTGGACAGGGGCGACTTTGGCGATTTGATTTGCGATGCGATCACACAGGTCGATCAGCTTGTCTCGTCCACCGACTTGGAATGCTGCATTGGGTCTTCCGCGGTGGATTTCCTGGCAGGCAACCGCGATGCATGTCAGGTGGGCTGCCAAGTGAGCCTCGAGAGCGGTTCCTTTTCCTTGTCGCTCCCGAAGGGCTGTCCAAAGTGCCCCGCAGTAGGAATCCGCTTCCACACCGAGAGAATTGATGTCTTCGATGACGGCGGCCCGGTAGGCGCTTCGCAGATCCGGGTTGAGTTCGTAACGCTTCAACCAGTGATTCGATAGATCGTATTCCAATTCTTGTTCGGCAGAAAACTGCTGGATTTCCCACGGCAACGAGGGAAAAGCAATTTCTCCACCCGTCCAAACGGCTTCCCCGAAGATGTCGTCCTTGTTGTAAGTGATCTCCTGGTAACAGGCCAAGCGATAAGCGGTCAGCAGACGTTCGCCAACGATGCGAAAGAGTGGCTGCTGGGATGGAAGTTGCGTTCCCAATTGCGTGTCGGGGAACCCGTTCTTCAAAGTCTTGACAAAGCTCTCATACTTGGAGGCTTTGTCTTTTTTGCGATGCGACGTGGCCTGTTTCGGTGGGCTGGATTTTCTGGCAGTTGCTCCCTGTGGGGGAAGCTTGGAACGTTCATCGAACCACGGGTACAGTTCGCTGCAAAAACGTTTGCCGATGTGATAACCCAGTGCACGATAGGCGGCGACTTGTTTGTCGTTGTAGAACTGGTTCACCGTTGGTTCGTCGGGGAACGAGGGGAACAAGTTGCGGATGTTCTTGATCTCAATGGGGTCCGATGCGGTGATCGACATTTGGCAATAGACCAACATCCCTTCTTCTCGATTCGGCTCAGGGTACCGAACTCGCATGCAGATGAATGGTTGATGGACCAAGCGACTTTGGTCATCAATTTCGAGGCGGCCAAAGTCGATGGGTGCTTCGTGATCCAGGTCCAGGAACCGGATGCCCTGCTCGCTCTCAGCACGTTGGCACATCCGCGCCAGAGTCCCCAGGGAATCTCCACCAACATTGGCTCCGGCATCGCTGACGACGATCAATTCGCAACGCCGTCTCAGCAGTTCGCTCACCCCGAGATAGTCGACGTACCCTCCATCTGCGATGTAAAACGATTGGTTCTGGTTGAATTGGACTTCGTGATAGGTTTCAGGAAGAAAGGTGAGTGCTCGAATCCATCCCGGTGATCCGATGAAGAAACTCCAGCACTGACAGAACAGGGCGGTCGTGGCGAACACCAACGCGAGCGACCAACCAAATCCGATGTATTGCCAGTAAACCAAGCCAATCAGCAAGCACGCCAACAGTGTCTGCAGAGGCCAGCGATCCGAGGAGGGTTTGGTGTTCGCCTTCGTCCGATCGGTGCGGCAAACTCGTTGCCCAATCCCGGTGTTGAAAAAATCCAGAATGATGGTCAACCATCGGTTTTGAGACATCAGCGGAGTGATGGCAGCGCCCGAGAGGGTCACTGCGTCGGCGAGAGTGAGTGGTGGGGTTTTGGGATTGCGGCCAAAACTCAGTTGCTCACTGTCAAAGGGCTCCTCACCGTCTTCAAAGGAACCCGAGTAAAGGGGGCTGAAGACGAAGGGGCGTGCCGCAACCCGGTAGCTGCCGTTGCGTGACGAAGGCTTGAGTGCACCAGCCAGGATCAGTGGGTAGGGCAGCCCGTCTTCGTAGGGCTGCACTGATTTGAGGGGGTTCTCACCGTACTGAAGATCGGGGTTGTCGGTGGGGACGAGAAAGTTTGCTGTCAATTGCCGACGGTAGAAATGGAACACCGTGGCAACGCGGTGAGGGCCGAGTCCGCCGATCAAACCGACAAACAAAAGCAACGTCCATCCGATCAACCAACGTTGACGTGTGCGTTGATCGTGGGGAGGAACAACGAGGGTGCTTGCGACATCATGACGCTGAATCACCGCTGGATAGAGTCCTTCCAGCAAAAGCCGATTGACCACGGCGGGCTCAAGGAAGGCATCGTTCGGAGAGCCTTCCTCGGATGGTGCGGCGGGAGCGTCAAGGTTCAAACTGTGGAAATGTGTTGTCAGGCTTTTCCTT is a genomic window containing:
- a CDS encoding bacterioferritin; this translates as MSKTQTIENLQKALGMELTATHQYQLHACVLDDWGMGLLASKMREELQEELGHSEDFLNRILFLNGSPNVAMQKTPVQAKSLKEMFESDLADEKEAIEFYTTASIQASEDRDIGTRQLFERIAVDEEGHAGWLELQLDLLERMGEPSYIAKHMPANSDE
- a CDS encoding patatin-like phospholipase domain-containing protein — protein: MNRSNAHKDPTDAVASFNEEVAKPKQWQLEEWECIATRRQKAYASFSSRQEASLKEEPKNLTGLALSGGGIRSALFNDGFLQALSHRGLLRYVDYLASVSGGGYIAGHLMAQSDKTSEKCFHDDPDRAALGRDPVTGKIANDRLPGIGGYLSRPLEFIPAYLWSFFFSLAFYLGIVGVISTVAALFWRSFDNIQFREIYSSSLGLNQFGDELTIAFLPTLFVLLLLVTSELILTVCRFSSKLNGQRLIKIHRWFRATTLLAAVFAALTSIAIFLGNGKSFVESGTNTLYLNRYVQYFAITAGVIQVLVFLGRDRLFRSERGEAKGWQRHVQYAVTTLVIITMVFSMVHWMGRENISNYTEYRDPHLVVGDVQDWKRLQAIGATYPNESNINLQTFDSEKVNLTKVQREVDFRSDQIAPKGRWHLAVAKSRLNLFGNDKIKESDLSEPSPPAVQGLLELSQDDSDENKVAVYQAGTETWLLPKRLLAAAYGYWQCVVMGHKIKGTENPNTDRAISKEGTQPAGPPPNSVPSTESQDASDTDTKPKSSESTSEVKNEATPNMSVYETVDDIIAAYRLKRARQEKYLIGFNQFLDQPEFTQFLLSRINLRLAPQTAPPTGEAAAAENSSINLNQFLTSSALQLTDSQRKSLTTHFHSLNLDAPAAPSEEGSPNDAFLEPAVVNRLLLEGLYPAVIQRHDVASTLVVPPHDQRTRQRWLIGWTLLLFVGLIGGLGPHRVATVFHFYRRQLTANFLVPTDNPDLQYGENPLKSVQPYEDGLPYPLILAGALKPSSRNGSYRVAARPFVFSPLYSGSFEDGEEPFDSEQLSFGRNPKTPPLTLADAVTLSGAAITPLMSQNRWLTIILDFFNTGIGQRVCRTDRTKANTKPSSDRWPLQTLLACLLIGLVYWQYIGFGWSLALVFATTALFCQCWSFFIGSPGWIRALTFLPETYHEVQFNQNQSFYIADGGYVDYLGVSELLRRRCELIVVSDAGANVGGDSLGTLARMCQRAESEQGIRFLDLDHEAPIDFGRLEIDDQSRLVHQPFICMRVRYPEPNREEGMLVYCQMSITASDPIEIKNIRNLFPSFPDEPTVNQFYNDKQVAAYRALGYHIGKRFCSELYPWFDERSKLPPQGATARKSSPPKQATSHRKKDKASKYESFVKTLKNGFPDTQLGTQLPSQQPLFRIVGERLLTAYRLACYQEITYNKDDIFGEAVWTGGEIAFPSLPWEIQQFSAEQELEYDLSNHWLKRYELNPDLRSAYRAAVIEDINSLGVEADSYCGALWTALRERQGKGTALEAHLAAHLTCIAVACQEIHRGRPNAAFQVGGRDKLIDLCDRIANQIAKVAPVQFRHTSIDQIFKDLDGTIAELIEMERSIFQGGEHVATISFAQCMSSAWGRMAREFEMQSKQAETISDFTFAQRLFQTDGLLGMFEQRGNETPQSIETFDLITAEIRHQLDIGMKEIRLKAIRNGLAKSWYTGFFNAKQLESFKTSWGDSSDDKAPETSTAKSPSQTKK